In Acaryochloris marina S15, a single genomic region encodes these proteins:
- a CDS encoding pentapeptide repeat-containing protein codes for MANAEHLDLIKQGIEVWNNWRGQNLLVRPDLEGANLSGCILESANLDQVNLTYANLEGADLRQANLHRASLQGANLRMADLIHANLESANLECANLEGADLYKTNLSQSKCHKANLSKAIIRRASLVGANLKATENSLTDYFQANMMRVNFYMANANQANLEGANLIEANLGLANFLEANLRKANLCRANLYRANLCRANPYEALLKGTTMPDGTIHD; via the coding sequence ATGGCGAATGCAGAACATCTCGACTTGATCAAGCAAGGCATTGAAGTTTGGAATAATTGGCGAGGGCAAAATCTCTTGGTCCGCCCTGATCTGGAAGGGGCGAACTTAAGTGGATGTATCCTAGAATCCGCCAATCTGGATCAGGTCAACTTAACCTATGCCAATTTAGAAGGGGCCGATCTGAGACAAGCCAACTTGCATCGAGCGAGTTTACAAGGGGCTAACTTACGGATGGCTGATCTGATTCATGCCAATTTAGAATCGGCTAACCTTGAATGTGCCAATTTGGAAGGGGCTGATTTGTACAAAACAAACCTTTCCCAATCTAAATGCCATAAAGCCAATTTATCCAAAGCCATCATCCGCAGAGCGAGCCTAGTCGGTGCCAATCTTAAAGCGACAGAGAACTCTCTCACCGATTATTTTCAAGCCAATATGATGCGGGTAAATTTCTATATGGCCAACGCGAATCAGGCCAATTTAGAAGGGGCAAACCTCATTGAAGCTAATTTAGGCTTGGCTAATTTCCTGGAAGCCAACCTTCGTAAAGCGAACCTTTGCCGTGCTAATTTGTATCGTGCTAATCTTTGTCGTGCGAATCCCTATGAAGCGCTACTAAAAGGGACGACCATGCCGGACGGCACGATTCATGACTAA
- a CDS encoding precorrin-2 C(20)-methyltransferase: MVTFPQIGTLYGIGVGPGDSELISVKGLKYLQQCPIVSYPAGLNGNPGIAEQIITPWLSSQYRLPLIFPYVQEPEQLHEAWQRAAKTVWKFLCNGQDIAFACEGDIGMYSTFNYLADTLTNLQPKALIQRIPGISSPMAAAAALNLPLTYQRDRLAILPTLQRLENLTEALTWADVVVLLKVSSVYPKVWQILKQHNLLQSSSVVIRASTDEQEIYPNLEQYPDLELPYFSLLIITKKAGTKTNLD; this comes from the coding sequence TTGGTAACATTCCCTCAGATTGGCACATTATATGGGATTGGTGTAGGCCCTGGAGACTCCGAATTAATTAGTGTTAAAGGCCTCAAGTATCTCCAACAATGCCCTATTGTTTCCTATCCTGCGGGCCTTAATGGTAACCCTGGAATTGCCGAACAAATTATTACGCCTTGGCTGTCTTCACAATATCGACTACCCCTAATCTTTCCTTATGTTCAGGAGCCTGAACAACTGCACGAAGCTTGGCAGCGAGCGGCAAAAACCGTTTGGAAGTTCCTTTGCAACGGGCAGGATATTGCCTTTGCCTGTGAAGGTGATATCGGCATGTATAGCACTTTTAATTATCTAGCTGATACCCTGACTAACCTCCAGCCCAAGGCTCTAATCCAGCGTATTCCGGGGATTAGTTCACCGATGGCCGCAGCTGCCGCCTTGAATCTTCCCCTGACCTATCAGCGAGATCGATTGGCCATATTACCGACACTACAAAGACTTGAAAATTTAACAGAAGCATTAACGTGGGCAGATGTAGTGGTCTTGCTGAAGGTGAGCAGTGTCTATCCCAAGGTTTGGCAAATTTTAAAACAACACAACCTCTTACAGTCTAGTTCCGTCGTCATCCGAGCCAGTACTGATGAGCAAGAAATCTACCCTAATCTTGAGCAATATCCAGACTTAGAATTGCCATATTTTTCTCTCCTGATCATTACCAAGAAGGCTGGCACTAAAACCAATTTGGATTGA
- a CDS encoding neutral zinc metallopeptidase, with translation MRWKMGRRSSNVEDRRGGSSMPTAAGGGLGLLVIALVAAFFGVDPSLILDQANQLENQPTSSAPGNRPAAENELVDFVSVVLADTEDTWETLFRQGGQTYRKPKLVLFSGQTSSACGLGKAAMGPFYCPADQKVYIDLSFYNDLKERHQAPGDFAQAYVIAHEVGHHVQTLLGVSQKVYDLRSRVSKVEGNQLSVRQELQADCFAGIWAHHANRTRQILEQGDVEEALNAASSIGDDRLQQQAGGRVAPESFTHGSSAQRVKWFKVGLQKGSLKDCDTFATRNL, from the coding sequence ATGCGCTGGAAAATGGGCCGACGAAGCAGCAATGTAGAGGATCGGCGGGGTGGTTCTTCTATGCCAACGGCTGCAGGGGGTGGATTAGGCCTACTGGTGATCGCCCTGGTGGCGGCCTTTTTTGGTGTCGATCCCAGCTTGATTTTGGACCAAGCAAACCAGTTGGAGAATCAGCCGACCTCTTCGGCACCAGGAAATCGTCCTGCGGCTGAGAATGAGCTCGTAGACTTTGTCTCTGTCGTGCTTGCTGATACGGAAGACACTTGGGAGACTCTGTTTCGCCAAGGCGGGCAAACTTACCGAAAACCCAAACTGGTGTTGTTTTCAGGTCAGACTTCGTCTGCATGCGGTTTAGGGAAGGCGGCAATGGGGCCGTTCTATTGTCCTGCAGATCAGAAAGTGTATATTGACCTGAGCTTCTATAACGACCTGAAAGAACGACATCAGGCTCCCGGTGATTTCGCCCAAGCCTATGTGATTGCCCATGAGGTGGGGCATCATGTACAAACCCTACTCGGTGTTTCTCAAAAAGTATATGACTTGAGAAGTCGAGTCAGCAAAGTAGAGGGAAACCAACTTTCCGTGCGTCAAGAGCTTCAGGCAGACTGTTTTGCTGGCATTTGGGCCCACCATGCCAATCGAACCCGCCAGATTTTGGAGCAGGGCGATGTGGAAGAAGCCTTAAATGCAGCTAGCAGCATTGGCGACGATCGCCTACAACAGCAAGCAGGCGGTCGTGTAGCGCCAGAGTCTTTTACCCACGGCAGTTCTGCCCAGCGGGTGAAGTGGTTTAAGGTAGGCTTACAAAAAGGAAGCCTCAAAGATTGTGATACCTTCGCCACACGCAATCTCTAG
- a CDS encoding diguanylate cyclase domain-containing protein: MNNAGYGGKEFVVLLPNTPLAGAAHIAEIVRTADEALMIPHKASSASDQVTLSLGVAAFIPNTQQSQTELLEAADAALYRAKQQGRNQVIS, encoded by the coding sequence ATGAATAATGCAGGCTATGGTGGGAAAGAGTTTGTGGTGTTGCTTCCGAATACGCCCCTCGCTGGTGCAGCCCACATTGCTGAGATTGTACGGACGGCAGATGAAGCCCTAATGATTCCCCATAAGGCTTCATCTGCTAGCGATCAGGTTACCCTGAGCTTAGGGGTGGCAGCTTTCATCCCCAATACCCAACAGTCCCAAACAGAGTTACTTGAAGCGGCGGATGCTGCCCTTTATCGAGCCAAACAACAAGGTCGCAATCAAGTTATTTCATGA
- a CDS encoding bifunctional aminoglycoside phosphotransferase/ATP-binding protein, with protein MPHAALPALIQRMLQPDFYPHPVQNPVQLLQTHISYVFLTGDFAYKVKKPTQFGLLDFSTLEQRAYFCQEELRLNRRLSPDLYLAVLTIYKEEEEGSYCLNSPPYPGAEIVDYVLQMRQFDQDRLFSHLLNQDQLTAAHLQQLGQLVAHFHAASATSPTIQANGTLESLQAIDEENYTLTQAFIGKSQTKEQWQQTRSFTQHFWRDHQDWLQQRQGKIRECHGDLHLNNVCLYADQIQIFDCIEFCQEFRNIDVIYDVAFMVMDLDFHHRPDLANIFLNTYLEKTGDYAGALLLPAYLSMRATIRGNVNSMTAQNTDNSGRDEASPWQIAKDYFALAHRYTQLRQGQIILMSGLSGSGKSTVARRLAPQLQAIHIRSDAVRKHLAGVPLDQSGVDQINIYTSAMTQRTYQRLAEWGISLAQMGWTVILDAKYDRVELREQVIAQSELAHIPVQILFCTAPVLELRSRLQNRQGDISDATPDLLSSQQQTFQPFTAKEKPKLTQLATEQDLDAQLTSFCKHLAKKDNVRLI; from the coding sequence ATGCCCCATGCTGCCTTACCCGCCCTAATTCAGCGCATGCTGCAACCGGATTTCTATCCTCACCCGGTTCAAAACCCGGTGCAGCTTTTACAAACCCATATTTCCTATGTGTTTTTAACGGGCGACTTTGCTTACAAAGTTAAAAAGCCAACCCAGTTTGGATTGCTAGACTTTTCGACCCTAGAGCAACGAGCCTACTTCTGCCAGGAGGAGTTGCGTCTAAACCGCCGTCTGTCTCCCGATCTCTATTTGGCCGTCTTAACAATCTATAAAGAGGAAGAAGAGGGCAGCTACTGTTTAAATTCTCCCCCTTATCCTGGCGCTGAGATTGTTGACTATGTCCTACAGATGCGGCAGTTTGATCAAGATAGATTGTTCAGCCATCTATTAAATCAAGATCAGTTAACGGCAGCTCATCTGCAACAACTCGGTCAGTTAGTAGCCCACTTTCATGCCGCTTCAGCGACCAGCCCTACAATCCAGGCCAACGGTACCCTAGAATCCCTCCAGGCCATCGATGAAGAGAACTACACCCTAACCCAAGCATTTATAGGCAAGTCTCAAACCAAGGAACAGTGGCAACAGACCCGATCGTTTACCCAGCACTTCTGGCGAGATCATCAAGATTGGCTGCAACAGCGCCAAGGGAAAATTCGAGAATGCCATGGCGATTTACACCTCAATAATGTGTGTCTATATGCAGATCAAATCCAAATCTTTGATTGCATCGAATTTTGCCAAGAATTTCGCAATATTGATGTGATTTATGATGTGGCATTCATGGTCATGGATTTAGACTTTCATCATCGACCGGATTTAGCCAATATCTTTTTAAATACATACCTGGAAAAGACGGGAGATTATGCAGGGGCTTTACTATTGCCAGCCTATTTAAGTATGCGAGCCACGATTCGCGGCAATGTAAATAGCATGACAGCCCAAAATACTGATAATTCAGGGCGTGATGAAGCATCTCCCTGGCAAATAGCCAAAGACTACTTTGCCTTAGCCCATCGATATACTCAGCTTCGACAAGGACAGATTATCCTCATGTCGGGTTTGTCCGGTTCAGGAAAAAGTACTGTAGCCCGTCGTCTTGCCCCTCAACTCCAGGCCATTCACATTCGTTCAGATGCCGTTCGCAAACATCTAGCAGGAGTTCCGTTAGATCAATCGGGTGTAGATCAGATCAATATCTATACATCAGCCATGACCCAACGCACCTATCAGCGCTTAGCTGAATGGGGAATCTCCCTGGCACAAATGGGATGGACCGTGATTTTAGACGCGAAGTACGATCGAGTGGAATTGCGTGAGCAGGTAATTGCCCAGTCTGAGTTGGCTCACATTCCGGTACAGATTTTATTCTGTACTGCACCGGTTTTGGAGTTGCGATCGCGGCTCCAAAACCGCCAAGGAGATATCTCCGATGCCACACCCGATCTTTTATCCAGCCAACAACAAACATTCCAACCCTTTACGGCTAAAGAAAAGCCCAAGTTGACTCAATTAGCGACCGAGCAAGATTTAGACGCCCAGTTAACATCTTTTTGCAAGCATCTCGCCAAAAAGGATAATGTCAGGTTAATCTGA
- a CDS encoding ATP-binding protein: protein MLEQQVASLLIYSSVWENEVGQAFFSVLSAMQQSEQDLSQILWAYGQLFKALSATHKSWRDYLVQRILESDNPFTLQVQHHPLEQLPAELLEAVQYDLTVLQQLWQWHVDDLPQAIGQLGGPVLPALPSTTQTHDSQAVAFLKEYDHWADALPALAEYHRQVGCGLMAQYRAFSWHEGQLQGHPYPDEIAMDALVGYEDQRDQLLNNTEALLRGYPALNILLYGSRGAGKSAMIKALLPLYGDRGLRLIEVRKSALIELPQILEPLQNCPQKFIIFVDDLSFEEDEESYKALKVVLEGHIAARPHNVIVYATSNRRHLIREFFDDRPSPSDGDEIHAWDTVQEKLSLSDRFGLTLTFTPANQETYLKMVFHLAGKANLVLDEADLKFRALQWATRHNGRSGRTARQFIDFLQAELALAADSGDLG from the coding sequence ATGCTTGAACAGCAGGTAGCGTCCTTGTTGATCTATTCATCCGTTTGGGAGAATGAGGTGGGACAAGCTTTTTTCTCAGTTTTAAGTGCCATGCAACAGTCTGAGCAGGATCTATCTCAGATTCTCTGGGCCTATGGACAGTTATTTAAGGCCTTATCAGCGACTCACAAAAGCTGGCGGGATTACTTAGTACAACGGATTTTGGAGTCCGACAATCCCTTTACTTTGCAAGTTCAGCATCACCCCCTGGAGCAACTTCCTGCTGAACTTCTAGAGGCAGTTCAGTATGATTTGACGGTGCTACAGCAACTCTGGCAATGGCATGTAGACGATCTCCCCCAAGCCATTGGCCAACTAGGAGGACCTGTCTTACCGGCCTTACCGAGCACCACTCAAACCCATGATTCTCAGGCCGTTGCTTTTTTAAAAGAGTATGACCACTGGGCTGATGCATTGCCTGCTTTAGCTGAGTATCACCGCCAAGTGGGCTGTGGATTGATGGCTCAATATCGGGCGTTTAGCTGGCATGAAGGCCAACTCCAAGGCCATCCCTATCCGGATGAGATTGCCATGGATGCGTTGGTGGGATACGAAGATCAGCGGGATCAGTTGCTGAACAATACAGAAGCACTGCTCCGGGGGTATCCTGCCCTGAATATCTTGCTTTATGGCAGTCGAGGAGCAGGTAAGTCGGCCATGATTAAAGCTCTATTACCCCTTTATGGCGATCGGGGCTTGCGTTTAATTGAAGTCCGTAAATCTGCCTTGATTGAGTTGCCTCAGATTTTGGAACCGCTTCAGAACTGTCCGCAAAAGTTCATCATTTTTGTGGATGACCTCTCTTTTGAGGAAGACGAGGAGAGTTATAAAGCCTTAAAAGTGGTTCTAGAAGGTCATATTGCCGCTAGACCCCATAATGTGATTGTCTATGCCACGTCCAATCGTCGGCATTTGATTCGGGAGTTCTTTGATGATCGGCCCAGCCCAAGTGATGGGGATGAAATCCATGCTTGGGACACGGTTCAGGAAAAATTGTCCCTCAGCGATCGCTTTGGCCTTACCCTCACCTTTACCCCTGCTAATCAAGAGACCTATCTGAAGATGGTGTTCCATCTCGCTGGCAAAGCGAATCTGGTTCTAGACGAAGCAGATCTGAAATTTCGGGCTTTGCAATGGGCGACTCGACACAATGGTCGCTCCGGTCGCACGGCTCGTCAATTTATTGACTTTTTGCAAGCTGAATTAGCCCTTGCGGCTGACTCGGGTGACCTGGGTTAG
- a CDS encoding redox protein, translating to MFELISYERFRDTPKVRFFDVTISKSNARDLVYHEGPAISPHNTADDFWQFYLHPNQEDNLLALSGGRTFYLVNFQWEVPFHMVRLEAGKEILRIPPGTFHRSISDDDGSIVLNQAVRSTETTIQKEFRVYSSKEIPKLYEVTSSKAPPPRVHNLSPRWGQAA from the coding sequence ATGTTTGAGCTCATCTCCTACGAGAGATTTCGTGACACCCCTAAGGTTCGGTTTTTTGATGTCACCATTTCTAAGTCCAATGCCCGAGACCTGGTTTATCACGAGGGGCCAGCGATTAGCCCCCACAATACTGCCGATGATTTTTGGCAGTTTTACCTACATCCTAATCAAGAAGATAATTTACTCGCTTTATCCGGTGGCCGCACATTCTATCTAGTCAATTTTCAATGGGAAGTCCCATTCCATATGGTTAGATTGGAAGCAGGTAAGGAGATTTTGCGAATCCCACCAGGCACGTTTCATCGCTCAATTTCTGATGATGATGGCTCAATTGTCCTCAATCAAGCGGTTCGCTCCACTGAAACAACGATTCAAAAAGAATTTCGAGTTTATAGCAGCAAAGAAATCCCGAAACTCTACGAAGTGACTTCTAGCAAAGCTCCTCCACCTAGAGTTCATAATTTGTCACCTCGTTGGGGGCAAGCGGCTTAG
- a CDS encoding pentapeptide repeat-containing protein, whose product MANTAHLRLIKRGVKHWNNWRKEKFSDQPDLSEADLSGLDLRGVNLIGADLNHANLTGADLSGSYLSVANLSHAYLSEAKLTGANLGKANLEAVDLSFANLEQSILIETRLTKALLVEANLTQAVLNFADLSRANLSKANLRKAHLIKAVLLEANLSDVSLKGANLNRALLSEADLTRANLSNINLSKADLSFARLIEADLHGANLNGIILIEANLRGANLQGSTLKKGQLCRANLGAVDLSNADIKSTNLSDSDLINANLSKALLIDTNLSDAQLAGANCHKASFLHANLNKANLCETNLTAADLREADLRKADLTRSQLQAANLSMTNLTAACLEEIELNRSTKFDHTICEHVYLRRHEQDRQPSHGKFLAGELAQLLWTSSETINLNFHNGVNWAAFANSLKRIQRTYPQAQMGIQCIEHKGNGVILVKVHTAPNVDQEKVHKELMLAYVNTRRQMNQDQKAQGMGKVTTQESLQLQNPQDIINNLFDLLNPALSSLP is encoded by the coding sequence GTGGCAAACACGGCCCACCTCCGACTCATTAAACGCGGAGTTAAACATTGGAATAACTGGCGTAAAGAGAAGTTTTCCGATCAACCCGATTTGTCTGAAGCTGATCTCAGTGGGTTAGACCTGCGAGGGGTAAACCTGATTGGCGCGGACCTAAATCATGCGAATTTAACGGGTGCAGACTTAAGTGGGTCCTATTTAAGTGTTGCCAATTTATCCCATGCTTATCTCAGTGAAGCCAAGTTAACAGGAGCCAACCTGGGCAAAGCCAATCTAGAAGCAGTGGATCTAAGCTTTGCCAACCTAGAGCAATCCATTCTCATTGAAACCCGGCTCACAAAGGCGTTGCTCGTAGAAGCAAATCTGACCCAGGCCGTTCTCAATTTTGCAGATTTAAGCCGAGCCAACTTGAGTAAGGCGAATCTCCGTAAAGCACATCTGATTAAAGCAGTCCTGCTAGAAGCGAACTTAAGTGATGTCAGCCTGAAAGGAGCCAATCTCAACCGAGCGCTGTTGAGTGAGGCAGATCTAACGCGGGCCAATTTGAGCAACATTAACCTCAGCAAAGCAGACCTCAGTTTTGCCCGGTTAATTGAGGCGGATCTACATGGTGCCAATCTCAACGGCATTATCCTAATTGAGGCCAATTTACGAGGGGCAAACCTCCAGGGCAGCACCTTGAAAAAAGGTCAACTCTGTCGGGCTAATTTGGGTGCTGTCGATTTAAGCAATGCTGATATCAAGAGCACCAATCTGAGTGATAGTGATTTAATTAATGCCAACCTCAGTAAGGCTTTGCTCATTGACACCAACTTGAGTGATGCCCAACTCGCGGGGGCCAATTGTCACAAAGCTAGCTTTCTCCATGCCAATCTCAATAAAGCGAATTTATGTGAGACCAACTTAACAGCAGCTGATTTGAGAGAGGCCGATTTGCGTAAGGCCGATCTGACCCGGAGCCAGCTCCAAGCAGCTAACTTATCCATGACGAATTTGACCGCCGCCTGTTTGGAAGAGATAGAGCTAAACCGTAGTACTAAGTTCGACCATACCATCTGCGAACATGTCTACTTAAGAAGGCATGAGCAAGATCGTCAGCCCAGTCACGGTAAATTTCTGGCTGGAGAACTCGCACAACTCCTATGGACCAGTTCTGAAACCATTAACCTGAACTTCCATAATGGGGTGAATTGGGCCGCCTTTGCCAATTCCCTGAAACGAATACAGCGCACCTATCCCCAGGCCCAAATGGGCATTCAATGTATTGAACATAAAGGGAATGGGGTCATCCTTGTGAAGGTTCATACAGCCCCTAATGTGGATCAAGAAAAGGTGCACAAGGAATTGATGCTCGCCTACGTCAACACCCGCCGCCAAATGAACCAAGACCAAAAAGCTCAGGGTATGGGTAAGGTGACCACCCAAGAATCCTTGCAGCTACAAAATCCTCAAGACATCATCAACAACTTGTTTGACTTACTTAATCCAGCACTGAGTTCTTTACCTTAA
- a CDS encoding DUF1997 domain-containing protein, with the protein MQLNFAASHSVLITVPDASVPIQHYLRQPRRLVYALTDRSRVERLADDCFRLTMRPREFLAMSFQPVVDLKVWAEPNGTVHLQSVGCEIRGIEYINNRFDLKLNGKLYPLATDGPAQLMGKGDVSVSVELPPLFWMTPQPILEAAGQRILQGIFLTFKQRLGHQLVEDYLRWAGTSQTSETDTVRNLSANPSTF; encoded by the coding sequence ATGCAACTTAACTTTGCAGCCTCCCATTCCGTCTTAATCACTGTTCCAGACGCATCTGTACCCATTCAGCATTATTTGCGCCAGCCCCGTCGCTTGGTTTATGCCCTCACAGATCGTAGCCGAGTTGAGCGTCTTGCTGATGACTGTTTCCGGCTCACCATGCGCCCCCGAGAATTTCTGGCCATGAGTTTTCAGCCTGTCGTCGACCTGAAGGTATGGGCAGAACCCAACGGCACCGTACATTTACAGTCTGTTGGCTGTGAAATTCGCGGTATTGAGTATATTAATAACCGTTTTGATCTCAAATTAAACGGCAAACTATATCCCCTAGCTACCGATGGCCCAGCCCAACTGATGGGTAAGGGAGATGTCAGTGTGAGCGTTGAACTCCCCCCACTTTTTTGGATGACCCCGCAACCGATCTTAGAAGCAGCGGGCCAGCGGATTCTGCAAGGCATCTTTTTAACCTTCAAACAGAGACTAGGACATCAGCTTGTTGAGGATTATTTAAGGTGGGCAGGCACCTCTCAAACTTCTGAGACGGATACCGTTCGTAACTTATCGGCGAACCCTTCGACCTTCTAA
- a CDS encoding FHA domain-containing protein, producing MIATSLEIPQILIQTGSSCEPFEFQSGLEWTVGRHPSNPIQLGDRCASRQHAKLVKLQDQHYCYVDLNSRNGSKFRGRSVKQPVLLQNGDRIKIGDTYLIFQDIPPHRTTGHGTSDQAQVLLLQEDALQGKIWQTVLRSQTIDSYWESAEIDLKAYLPRRVASGSLPQLLILDTQVFGDQTYEVCAWCAQTFPQLKIIVNNSQERQILMAERQKAAQSGCLNWFPAFREPKLIDNVAGIVVQANGVMNILGGTLRQDKLFTALKSFEQLLGEVAFLQPPPKPVEQPQPSQASDLAAQNGDLTQVTRVSRKG from the coding sequence GTGATTGCCACCTCCCTAGAGATACCCCAAATATTGATTCAGACTGGGAGTAGCTGCGAACCCTTTGAATTTCAATCCGGTTTAGAGTGGACGGTGGGGCGTCATCCCAGTAATCCAATTCAACTAGGCGATCGCTGCGCGTCTCGTCAACATGCCAAGCTCGTTAAGCTGCAAGACCAACATTATTGCTATGTCGACCTCAATAGCCGCAATGGCTCAAAATTTCGGGGTCGTTCAGTCAAGCAACCCGTCTTGCTTCAAAATGGCGATCGCATCAAGATTGGTGATACCTATCTGATTTTTCAAGATATTCCGCCCCATCGAACGACAGGCCATGGCACATCTGATCAAGCCCAGGTCTTGCTCCTACAAGAGGATGCGCTACAAGGTAAAATCTGGCAAACGGTTTTGCGATCGCAAACCATAGACAGCTATTGGGAATCAGCTGAAATAGATTTAAAAGCCTACCTACCTCGACGAGTAGCTTCCGGCTCACTGCCTCAATTACTTATCCTCGATACTCAAGTTTTCGGGGATCAAACCTACGAAGTCTGCGCTTGGTGCGCTCAAACCTTCCCGCAACTGAAGATTATCGTTAATAATAGCCAAGAACGCCAAATTCTAATGGCTGAGCGGCAGAAAGCAGCACAATCAGGCTGTTTAAACTGGTTCCCAGCATTCCGAGAACCCAAGCTGATCGATAATGTTGCGGGAATTGTGGTGCAGGCCAACGGAGTCATGAACATCCTGGGCGGCACCCTCCGCCAAGACAAGTTATTCACAGCCTTAAAGTCCTTTGAACAACTGCTGGGGGAAGTCGCTTTTCTACAGCCACCCCCCAAACCGGTTGAACAACCTCAACCCTCTCAGGCATCAGATCTTGCTGCTCAAAACGGCGACCTAACCCAGGTCACCCGAGTCAGCCGCAAGGGCTAA
- the pheA gene encoding prephenate dehydratase codes for MALSIAHLGPAGTYAEQAAIAYADWYAKLTQQPTPILCPCPSIAQALQSTAAGDTKLSVSPVENSIEGSVSVTLDTVWQLEILQIRQALVLSIEHVLIAKAQQLKSIQAVYSHPQALGQCQTWLKNNLPQATLVPASSTTEALNYVDEDGSIAAISSERAAQLYQLPVIQRSIQDHPDNCTRFWIVSQKDTPYPITAPEGSPVYTSLAFSLPANVPGALLQPLKIFNDRHINLSRIESRPSKRSLGEYVFFVDAEADLHTSFFQSALDELTSHTEVLKVFGSYPLVQVVGTSDS; via the coding sequence ATGGCGCTTTCCATTGCCCATCTTGGGCCTGCAGGAACCTATGCAGAACAAGCTGCGATCGCATATGCGGATTGGTACGCTAAACTCACTCAACAACCGACCCCCATCCTCTGCCCCTGCCCCAGCATTGCCCAAGCGCTGCAATCTACAGCTGCTGGCGATACCAAACTATCTGTTTCTCCCGTAGAAAACTCAATTGAAGGCAGTGTCTCCGTTACCTTAGACACCGTCTGGCAGTTAGAAATTCTGCAGATTCGTCAAGCTTTGGTATTGTCCATTGAGCATGTTTTGATCGCCAAAGCGCAACAATTAAAGTCCATTCAAGCGGTCTATTCCCATCCCCAAGCCCTCGGACAATGTCAGACTTGGCTGAAAAACAATTTGCCTCAAGCGACCTTGGTGCCAGCCAGCTCTACGACCGAGGCTCTTAACTATGTGGATGAGGATGGTTCGATTGCGGCGATCTCGTCGGAACGAGCGGCTCAACTGTACCAATTGCCGGTGATTCAGCGGTCTATCCAAGATCATCCTGATAACTGCACCCGATTTTGGATCGTGAGTCAAAAAGATACGCCTTATCCCATCACTGCCCCAGAAGGTAGCCCGGTGTATACGTCTTTAGCCTTCAGCTTGCCTGCGAATGTTCCCGGTGCTTTGCTGCAGCCCCTGAAGATTTTCAATGACCGACATATTAATCTCAGTCGGATTGAATCTCGTCCCAGCAAGCGTTCCTTGGGGGAATATGTATTTTTTGTGGATGCAGAGGCTGACTTACATACCAGCTTTTTTCAATCTGCTCTAGATGAATTAACCTCGCACACTGAAGTTCTCAAAGTATTTGGCAGTTACCCGCTGGTGCAAGTGGTTGGGACCTCCGATTCATAG
- a CDS encoding ABC transporter permease, which yields MVLIDASRYAASHQDQLIEAIQQHLLLVSVPLGIAMVIGGYGGWQCACWSQRSAKRSIVLLNLFNGLRVIPSLAILFLLIPILGLTFQAAAFALCLLAIPPILLATEVGFRTVPATVREVGLAMGMTPWQLFRQVDLPLALPVILSGVKTATLEVIASATLAAFIGAGGLGAFITLGFALNEPAILLVGAIPVAGMAILAEGLLNHLQQLLRLHA from the coding sequence ATGGTGCTCATTGATGCCTCTCGTTATGCAGCATCCCATCAAGATCAATTAATTGAAGCGATCCAGCAACATCTGCTGTTGGTTAGTGTGCCCTTAGGGATAGCTATGGTGATTGGCGGATATGGGGGGTGGCAATGTGCCTGCTGGTCTCAACGCTCAGCTAAGCGATCCATAGTGCTGCTGAATTTGTTTAATGGACTGCGCGTTATTCCGAGTCTGGCAATCCTATTTTTGCTGATTCCCATATTGGGCCTCACCTTTCAAGCTGCGGCGTTTGCCCTCTGTCTATTAGCCATCCCGCCAATTTTATTGGCGACGGAAGTGGGCTTTAGAACCGTTCCAGCCACGGTTCGAGAGGTGGGATTAGCCATGGGCATGACCCCGTGGCAACTCTTTCGCCAAGTGGATTTACCCTTGGCACTACCTGTCATCCTATCAGGAGTAAAAACAGCCACCCTGGAAGTCATTGCCAGCGCAACTTTAGCCGCTTTTATCGGTGCTGGCGGCTTAGGTGCGTTTATTACCCTCGGGTTTGCCCTCAATGAACCGGCAATTTTGCTGGTCGGAGCCATCCCGGTTGCCGGTATGGCTATCTTGGCAGAAGGATTATTGAATCATTTGCAACAATTACTGCGGCTACACGCTTAG